The following are from one region of the Stigmatella ashevillena genome:
- a CDS encoding HD-GYP domain-containing protein, with protein sequence MEAIPPAPPRILIVDDDDSVRDVISVLLAEEGYNCVVANGAEMALDVAGEAETPLVISDMKMPGKDGLWLLDNLRERLPDTSVIMLTGYGDTESAVDCLRRGAVDYLLKPPKLTDLIRAIERALAKRRIELARKRYQKKLERKVRDRTAELRTAFKDIANTYQNTLLALVAALDAREHETSDHSQRVVSYTSAIANIMGIQGKELDEIGRGALLHDIGKIGVPDAVLLKPGKLTPDEWMEMRRHPDIGFQMIQNIPFLSTPAQIVLSHQERWDGAGYPRNLQKHEIHVGARIFAVADTLDAMTSDRPYRKGTTFANAIQEIKRCANTQFDPEVVRAFLDIGEEGLVRIKLEMAERKLKPLETEVRAQEAEAELERLTEEDDLELTPVPSAPPLSGNKVA encoded by the coding sequence GTGGAAGCCATTCCTCCTGCCCCTCCCCGAATTCTGATCGTAGACGACGATGACTCCGTCCGCGATGTCATCTCTGTCCTTCTCGCGGAGGAGGGCTACAACTGCGTCGTCGCCAATGGCGCCGAGATGGCATTGGACGTCGCAGGCGAAGCAGAGACCCCGCTCGTCATCAGCGACATGAAGATGCCGGGCAAGGACGGACTCTGGCTGCTGGACAACTTGCGAGAGCGGCTCCCAGACACCTCGGTCATCATGCTGACCGGCTATGGCGACACGGAGTCCGCGGTGGACTGTCTGCGCCGAGGCGCGGTGGACTACCTGCTCAAGCCTCCGAAGCTGACGGATCTGATCCGGGCGATCGAACGAGCCCTGGCCAAGCGGCGCATCGAGCTGGCGCGCAAGCGTTACCAGAAGAAGCTCGAGCGCAAGGTCCGCGACAGGACCGCCGAGCTGCGCACGGCCTTCAAGGACATCGCCAACACCTATCAGAACACCCTGCTGGCCCTGGTGGCCGCGCTGGATGCGCGCGAGCACGAGACCTCGGACCACTCCCAACGCGTGGTCTCCTATACCTCGGCCATCGCCAACATCATGGGCATCCAGGGCAAGGAACTGGATGAGATCGGCCGCGGCGCGCTGCTGCACGACATCGGAAAGATCGGCGTGCCGGACGCGGTGCTGCTCAAGCCGGGCAAGCTCACGCCGGACGAGTGGATGGAGATGCGCAGGCACCCGGACATCGGCTTCCAGATGATCCAGAACATCCCCTTCCTCTCCACCCCCGCCCAGATCGTCCTCTCCCATCAGGAGCGGTGGGATGGAGCGGGCTACCCGCGCAACCTCCAGAAGCACGAGATCCATGTCGGCGCGCGCATCTTCGCGGTGGCGGACACCCTGGACGCGATGACGAGTGACCGGCCCTACCGCAAGGGCACCACGTTCGCCAACGCGATCCAGGAGATCAAACGCTGCGCCAACACGCAGTTCGATCCCGAAGTGGTCCGGGCGTTCCTGGACATCGGTGAGGAAGGGCTGGTCCGGATCAAGCTGGAGATGGCCGAGCGCAAGCTCAAGCCCCTCGAGACCGAGGTCCGGGCCCAGGAGGCCGAAGCCGAACTGGAACGGCTCACCGAGGAGGACGACCTGGAGCTGACGCCCGTCCCCTCCGCTCCGCCCCTGTCCGGCAACAAAGTGGCCTGA
- the hisIE gene encoding bifunctional phosphoribosyl-AMP cyclohydrolase/phosphoribosyl-ATP diphosphatase HisIE, with translation MLDLSKLDFTKGNGLVTVVTQDARSGDVLMVAHADREALERTLATGEMHYRSRTRGLWHKGATSGNVQRVVSLTADCDGDAVLARVEKAGPACHTGEETCFGPGRRDALVALDATITERAAQTTPAGEKPSYTRKLLEDRNLRLKKIGEEGAELVTACADGDRYRAVEEAADVLYHVLVAVRPLGIQLEDVKQVLAQRAIKPSSR, from the coding sequence ATGTTGGATCTCTCCAAGCTGGATTTCACCAAGGGCAATGGGCTGGTCACGGTGGTGACGCAGGACGCTCGCAGCGGAGATGTGCTGATGGTGGCGCACGCGGACCGGGAAGCGCTGGAGCGGACGCTGGCCACGGGGGAGATGCATTACCGCTCCCGCACGCGGGGCCTGTGGCACAAGGGCGCCACCAGCGGCAACGTGCAGCGCGTGGTGTCCCTCACGGCGGATTGTGATGGGGACGCAGTCCTGGCGCGTGTGGAGAAGGCGGGCCCCGCTTGTCATACGGGCGAGGAGACATGCTTTGGCCCGGGCAGGCGAGATGCCTTGGTGGCCCTGGATGCGACCATCACCGAGCGCGCGGCGCAGACAACGCCCGCCGGGGAGAAGCCAAGCTACACGCGCAAGTTGCTGGAGGACCGGAACCTCCGGCTGAAGAAGATCGGCGAGGAGGGCGCGGAGCTGGTGACGGCCTGTGCGGATGGAGACAGGTACCGGGCCGTGGAAGAGGCCGCGGATGTGCTCTACCACGTGCTCGTGGCGGTGCGACCCCTCGGCATCCAGTTGGAGGACGTCAAGCAAGTCCTGGCGCAACGCGCCATCAAGCCATCCTCCCGCTAG
- the hisG gene encoding ATP phosphoribosyltransferase — protein sequence MLKIALPNKGRLSEEVRELFNDAGLEVRARGERALTASLGGEFEAIFVRAQDIPEFVADGAAHAGVTGWDLVNESGRELELLMDLEFGKCRLVVAAREESGLKSVDEVKNGMRVASCFPRLTQEFFSRRGQQVTVVPVSGAAEIAPHLGIADIVVDLTSTGSTLKMNGLHEVGTVLESSARLVACKRNGEEAVRNLDELKQALGSVLAARGKRYLMANVPRKMLAQVREVLPGLNGPTVVDIMNGGDFVAVHSVVSAKSIYRTINGLKALGCEGILVTRIERLMP from the coding sequence ATGCTGAAGATCGCCCTTCCCAACAAAGGCCGCCTCTCGGAAGAGGTTCGAGAGTTGTTCAACGACGCGGGTCTCGAGGTTCGTGCCCGGGGGGAGCGCGCCCTCACCGCCTCGCTGGGAGGCGAATTCGAGGCCATCTTCGTGCGGGCCCAGGACATTCCCGAGTTCGTTGCGGATGGGGCCGCACATGCCGGTGTCACGGGGTGGGATCTGGTCAATGAGTCCGGACGCGAGCTGGAGCTCTTGATGGACCTGGAGTTCGGCAAGTGTCGGCTGGTGGTGGCCGCGCGGGAGGAGAGCGGTCTCAAGTCGGTGGACGAGGTGAAGAATGGGATGCGCGTGGCCTCCTGCTTTCCCCGGCTGACGCAGGAGTTCTTCAGCCGCCGGGGACAGCAGGTGACGGTGGTTCCCGTCTCGGGCGCGGCGGAGATTGCCCCTCACCTGGGCATCGCGGACATCGTCGTGGATCTAACCTCCACCGGCTCCACCTTGAAGATGAATGGCCTGCACGAGGTGGGCACCGTCCTGGAGTCCAGTGCGCGGTTGGTGGCGTGCAAGCGCAACGGCGAGGAGGCCGTGCGGAATCTGGATGAGCTGAAGCAGGCCTTGGGCTCGGTGCTGGCCGCCCGCGGCAAGCGCTACTTGATGGCCAACGTGCCTCGCAAGATGCTGGCCCAGGTGCGGGAGGTCCTCCCGGGGCTCAACGGGCCGACCGTCGTGGACATCATGAACGGCGGGGACTTCGTGGCCGTGCACTCGGTGGTCTCGGCCAAGTCCATCTACCGCACCATCAATGGCCTGAAGGCCCTGGGGTGTGAGGGCATCCTCGTCACCCGCATCGAGAGGTTGATGCCGTGA
- a CDS encoding DMT family transporter — protein sequence MKAYAFLAVAILAEVMATSSLKATAEFTRLWPSVGVAVGYACAFYFLTLSLRSIPIGIAYALWSGVGIVLVAIAGYVLYQQKLDPAAIAGIAMILGGCLVINLFSKSAGH from the coding sequence GTGAAAGCCTATGCCTTCCTCGCCGTGGCCATCCTCGCGGAGGTGATGGCGACGTCCTCCCTCAAGGCGACCGCGGAATTCACCCGCCTGTGGCCAAGCGTGGGGGTCGCCGTCGGCTATGCCTGTGCGTTCTACTTCCTGACCCTGTCCCTGCGCTCGATTCCGATTGGCATCGCCTATGCGCTCTGGAGCGGCGTCGGCATCGTGCTGGTGGCGATCGCGGGCTACGTGCTCTACCAGCAGAAGCTGGACCCCGCAGCCATCGCAGGCATCGCGATGATTCTCGGAGGGTGCCTGGTCATCAACCTCTTCTCGAAGAGCGCGGGCCATTGA
- the hisH gene encoding imidazole glycerol phosphate synthase subunit HisH, giving the protein MRVTLFDYGAGNIHSLAKALATAAGADVRVETDPRKALETEVLVLPGVGAFGSAAARLEPGREQMRQALEKGLPCLGICLGMQLLFEGSDEGEGQGLGLFQGRVTRLRARQVPHIGWNSVEEDAAVKGAKLDSVYYAHSFACRAEQPGVVSGWTTHEEDRFPASVRRGKVLGVQFHPEKSSSAGVGFLQAFLKEVTS; this is encoded by the coding sequence ATGAGAGTCACCCTGTTCGATTACGGCGCGGGGAACATCCACTCCCTGGCCAAGGCGCTCGCCACGGCTGCGGGCGCGGACGTCCGTGTGGAGACGGATCCTCGGAAGGCCTTGGAGACGGAGGTGCTCGTGCTCCCGGGGGTCGGGGCCTTTGGCTCCGCGGCCGCCCGGCTCGAGCCCGGCCGTGAGCAGATGCGCCAGGCGCTGGAAAAGGGCCTGCCGTGCCTCGGCATCTGTCTGGGCATGCAGCTGCTCTTCGAGGGCAGCGATGAGGGCGAGGGTCAAGGGCTCGGGCTCTTCCAGGGGAGGGTGACGCGGCTGCGGGCCCGGCAGGTGCCTCACATCGGCTGGAACTCCGTGGAGGAGGATGCCGCGGTGAAGGGCGCGAAGCTGGACTCCGTCTATTACGCGCACAGCTTCGCCTGCCGTGCCGAGCAGCCGGGCGTGGTGTCGGGCTGGACGACGCACGAGGAGGATCGCTTCCCGGCCTCGGTGCGGCGCGGCAAGGTGCTCGGAGTTCAATTTCATCCCGAGAAGAGTTCCTCGGCGGGTGTGGGCTTCCTCCAGGCTTTTCTGAAAGAGGTGACGTCATGA
- a CDS encoding 1-(5-phosphoribosyl)-5-[(5-phosphoribosylamino)methylideneamino]imidazole-4-carboxamide isomerase — MIAIPAIDLREGACVQLVGGSYDAERVRVNEPLDALKKWRSFGFNTFHVVDLDAALGKGSNLEVIARLLSHESGLTFTVGGGVREVDKVEAVLARGASFAVVGTRAIEDTAWLADVAGRFPGRVVVAADVKGREVVTRGWTAGSARDVKDVLAALEPLPLGGLLVTAVHKEGQMGGVDLPLMQEVVRESRHRVYASGGVTTLEDLRALADAGAYGAVIGMALYTGKLDAASVAREFT, encoded by the coding sequence ATGATCGCCATTCCCGCCATCGATTTGAGGGAAGGGGCTTGTGTGCAGCTCGTGGGCGGCTCGTACGACGCCGAGCGCGTGCGCGTGAACGAGCCTCTCGACGCGCTGAAGAAGTGGCGAAGCTTCGGGTTCAACACCTTCCATGTGGTGGACTTGGACGCAGCGCTGGGCAAGGGCTCCAACCTGGAGGTCATCGCCCGGTTGCTCTCCCACGAGTCGGGCCTCACCTTCACCGTGGGCGGAGGGGTGCGGGAAGTGGACAAGGTGGAGGCGGTGCTCGCCCGGGGTGCTTCATTCGCCGTGGTGGGCACGCGTGCCATCGAGGACACGGCGTGGCTGGCGGACGTGGCCGGGCGCTTTCCAGGCCGGGTGGTGGTGGCCGCGGACGTGAAGGGCCGCGAGGTGGTGACGCGGGGCTGGACGGCGGGCAGTGCCCGGGATGTGAAGGACGTGCTCGCGGCGTTGGAGCCGCTGCCCCTGGGAGGGTTGCTGGTGACGGCCGTCCACAAGGAAGGGCAGATGGGCGGGGTGGATCTGCCGCTGATGCAGGAGGTGGTCCGGGAGAGCCGTCACCGGGTGTACGCCTCGGGGGGCGTGACGACGCTGGAAGACCTGCGGGCCCTGGCCGACGCGGGGGCCTATGGGGCCGTCATTGGCATGGCCCTCTATACGGGGAAGCTCGACGCGGCCTCGGTCGCACGGGAGTTCACATGA
- a CDS encoding acyltransferase family protein: protein MRDRREDPKTLSNDLFCMRGVGILLVVFVHVLGVDASHGVRKLFPPNRMDLRIAVELIHSFNMAVMLICSGVAVAAFGRSNLSLSHFLRKKLNKLIVPMLVWAPVLYLMQEFSRGVPHGTSGWLKLLGNVPNTWFPPYAIFWFVHALVGCTLLTWLFQKFATPKLGRWSGPLYFGLALLTYAAVASLRPPLGQGLWDYLSLILYWNRFFALGLLIHPWLLPARQALSRLSGTHQALLPAGLFAIIVLVYAALPRAHYDLAYVINGPLGFCMLFSLATFLRNRAHLGGVIWQDVWSRLTFAGSISMIIYLFHLYFVSGMRMALERWHPETLLAVHLVLGFLGGCIGPWVLFQCFKGHPLFHWSAGISKHLPAAQVRRGQPRSEAAPIPWTSKL from the coding sequence ATGCGCGACCGACGGGAAGATCCGAAGACGCTCTCCAATGATCTGTTCTGCATGCGGGGCGTCGGCATCTTGCTCGTGGTGTTCGTGCATGTGCTAGGCGTGGACGCCAGCCATGGGGTGCGGAAGCTCTTCCCCCCGAACCGGATGGACCTGCGAATCGCGGTCGAACTCATCCACAGCTTCAACATGGCGGTGATGCTGATCTGCTCGGGGGTGGCGGTGGCCGCCTTCGGACGCTCGAACCTGTCGCTGTCGCACTTCCTGCGCAAGAAGCTGAACAAGCTCATCGTGCCGATGCTGGTCTGGGCCCCCGTGCTGTACCTGATGCAGGAGTTCTCCCGGGGCGTTCCGCACGGCACGAGCGGCTGGCTCAAGCTGCTGGGCAATGTGCCCAACACCTGGTTCCCGCCGTACGCGATCTTCTGGTTCGTGCACGCGTTGGTCGGGTGCACCCTGCTGACGTGGCTGTTCCAGAAGTTCGCCACACCGAAGCTGGGCCGCTGGAGCGGCCCCCTCTACTTCGGCCTCGCCCTGCTGACGTACGCCGCGGTGGCCTCTCTGCGGCCTCCGCTCGGCCAGGGGCTTTGGGATTACCTCTCGCTCATTCTGTACTGGAACCGTTTCTTCGCCCTGGGGCTGCTCATCCACCCCTGGCTGTTGCCGGCACGCCAGGCGCTCTCCCGGCTCTCTGGCACGCACCAAGCACTGCTGCCAGCCGGTCTCTTCGCGATCATCGTGCTCGTCTACGCGGCGCTCCCCCGCGCGCATTACGACCTGGCCTATGTCATCAACGGGCCGCTGGGGTTCTGCATGCTGTTCTCGCTGGCCACGTTCCTGCGCAACCGGGCGCACCTGGGCGGGGTGATCTGGCAGGACGTGTGGAGCCGGCTGACCTTCGCCGGCTCCATCAGCATGATCATCTACCTCTTCCACCTCTACTTCGTGTCGGGGATGCGCATGGCGCTGGAGCGCTGGCATCCAGAGACCCTGCTCGCGGTGCACCTGGTGCTGGGCTTCCTGGGCGGGTGCATCGGCCCCTGGGTCCTCTTCCAGTGCTTCAAGGGCCACCCGCTGTTCCACTGGAGCGCAGGAATCTCCAAGCACCTGCCGGCCGCGCAGGTGCGGCGAGGACAGCCTCGCAGTGAGGCCGCTCCGATTCCGTGGACCTCCAAGCTGTAA
- a CDS encoding pyridoxal phosphate-dependent aminotransferase translates to MRTRPSYRDISLYSPPVVPCRVDLSDNTNLFGVPPAAERALREAAPSLVTRYPISYAPDLKQALSRYTGFEPSWLTTGCGSDDLIDCALRAFLEPGERIAVPDPSFSMMSYFARVNGLQFSPVPLRPDWDIDVEAMLATGARLLYVCSPNNPTSTVASRAALERLVDSAPGVVLLDEAYTEFSQGSNVDLVRSRPNVLVTRTLSKAFGLAGMRVGYAIGRPELVAEVEKARGPYKHNGIAERMAIAALTEDLPWVKAHVEEVRVLRRRLVEALEAMGLKPLPTEANFVFVPFPGAIQVAARMRDRDVNIRAFQGLTGVGEALRIGCGPWPLMEAALNALREAWR, encoded by the coding sequence ATGCGCACCCGTCCGTCCTACCGAGACATCTCACTCTACTCGCCGCCCGTCGTTCCGTGCCGGGTGGACCTGAGCGACAACACCAACCTCTTCGGTGTGCCTCCGGCCGCCGAGCGCGCTTTGCGTGAGGCGGCTCCTTCCCTCGTCACCCGCTATCCCATCAGCTATGCGCCGGACCTCAAGCAGGCGCTCTCCCGGTACACGGGCTTCGAGCCCTCGTGGCTCACCACGGGCTGTGGCTCGGATGATCTCATCGACTGCGCCCTGCGCGCCTTCCTGGAGCCCGGGGAGCGCATCGCCGTTCCGGATCCTTCCTTCTCGATGATGTCCTACTTCGCCCGGGTCAATGGCCTTCAGTTCTCCCCGGTGCCGCTCCGGCCGGACTGGGACATCGACGTGGAGGCGATGCTCGCCACCGGCGCGCGGCTTCTCTATGTCTGCTCGCCCAACAATCCCACCAGCACCGTGGCCTCTCGTGCGGCCCTGGAGCGGCTGGTGGACTCGGCGCCCGGTGTCGTCCTGCTGGACGAGGCCTATACGGAGTTCTCCCAGGGCAGCAACGTGGACCTGGTCCGCTCGCGGCCCAACGTCCTCGTCACACGGACGCTGTCCAAGGCCTTTGGCTTGGCGGGCATGCGCGTGGGCTACGCGATCGGCCGGCCCGAGCTGGTGGCCGAGGTGGAAAAAGCACGGGGTCCCTACAAGCACAATGGCATCGCCGAGCGCATGGCCATCGCGGCCCTCACCGAGGATCTGCCCTGGGTGAAGGCCCATGTCGAGGAAGTCCGTGTCCTCCGGCGGAGACTGGTGGAAGCCCTGGAGGCGATGGGCCTGAAGCCTCTGCCGACCGAGGCCAACTTCGTCTTCGTTCCCTTTCCAGGAGCGATCCAAGTGGCTGCCCGCATGCGAGATCGGGACGTGAACATCCGGGCCTTCCAGGGGCTGACCGGGGTGGGGGAGGCGCTTCGGATCGGCTGTGGTCCCTGGCCCCTGATGGAGGCGGCGCTCAACGCGCTGCGGGAGGCATGGCGATGA
- the hisF gene encoding imidazole glycerol phosphate synthase subunit HisF produces the protein MLARRLIVCLDMKGGRVVKGVQFEGLRDVGDPVALAMRYEAEGADEVTFLDISASAEERETLWEVVQRTSERLFIPLTVGGGVRTADDVGRALRAGADKVSINSAAVTQPELLTACAERFGAQCVVASIDARREEGRWRVYTRGGRTPTGLDAVDWARECVRRGAGEVLLTSIDRDGARSGYDLELTRAVAEAVAVPVIASGGAGNAQHVREALTDGKADAALVAGILHDGLTTVGAIKTLLQGSGLRIRSHA, from the coding sequence ATGCTGGCGCGGCGGTTGATCGTCTGTCTGGACATGAAGGGCGGCCGGGTGGTGAAGGGTGTCCAGTTCGAGGGACTGCGCGACGTGGGCGATCCGGTGGCGCTGGCCATGCGCTACGAGGCCGAGGGGGCGGACGAGGTGACCTTCCTCGACATCTCCGCCAGCGCTGAGGAGCGAGAGACGTTGTGGGAGGTCGTCCAGCGCACCTCCGAGCGCCTCTTCATTCCCCTGACCGTGGGCGGGGGCGTGCGCACGGCGGATGACGTGGGCCGGGCGCTCCGAGCGGGGGCGGACAAGGTGAGCATCAACTCGGCGGCGGTGACTCAGCCGGAGCTGCTCACCGCGTGCGCGGAGCGCTTCGGCGCCCAGTGCGTGGTGGCCAGCATCGATGCGCGGCGCGAGGAAGGCCGGTGGCGCGTCTACACCCGTGGGGGCCGGACGCCCACCGGATTGGATGCGGTGGACTGGGCCCGCGAGTGTGTCCGCCGGGGGGCCGGGGAGGTGCTCCTCACGAGCATCGACCGGGATGGGGCCCGCTCGGGCTATGACCTGGAGCTGACGCGGGCCGTCGCCGAGGCGGTGGCCGTGCCGGTCATCGCCTCGGGAGGCGCCGGGAACGCACAGCACGTGCGCGAGGCGCTCACGGACGGCAAGGCGGACGCGGCCCTGGTGGCGGGCATCCTCCATGATGGCCTCACCACCGTGGGCGCCATCAAAACGCTGCTTCAGGGAAGCGGCCTCCGGATCAGGAGCCACGCATGA
- a CDS encoding class I SAM-dependent methyltransferase yields the protein MSPSCVAVEQQPLCLRGPLNQQPLRPVAPGVLSDGDTFWPVVDGIPFLRTGRELLRAEVLAALKRGDRRLALAHLLRDQDDWARSPPPDLDQTLAVVDGVSAGTLGLRKAMEQLHFGPVAHYFSHRWSAPTFLSALGLLAQHWDSPPCVVEIACGIGQVLREVVQRGTAGVGVDVVFAKLWLAHHFVVPEAGLVCADATVALPMAPIAGSAVLCHDALYFLLEKRRVLSEMRRVASSSGRVLVGHAHNRLVDQRGIGGVPLTPEEYAALLPGAACYDDSDFVTAFLEGTPAPARAPMALGRAEALCFSASGGPALGSIDFGQPKPGARLKPNPLLVERNGLLQPFWPAPGLADEYACASYLGGHPSLSADLLARAASGLVDDEIALLARRRLLLDLPERW from the coding sequence GTGAGCCCCTCGTGCGTGGCCGTGGAGCAGCAGCCGCTGTGCCTGCGGGGCCCCCTCAACCAGCAGCCTTTGCGCCCCGTGGCACCGGGCGTCCTGTCCGATGGGGACACGTTCTGGCCGGTGGTGGATGGCATTCCCTTCCTGCGCACGGGCCGGGAGCTGCTCCGGGCCGAGGTGCTCGCCGCGCTGAAGCGGGGGGATCGCCGTCTGGCGCTCGCGCACCTGTTGAGGGATCAGGACGACTGGGCCCGCTCACCGCCACCGGATCTCGACCAGACGCTGGCGGTGGTGGATGGCGTCAGCGCGGGAACCCTGGGGCTTCGCAAGGCGATGGAGCAGCTCCACTTCGGCCCCGTGGCGCACTACTTCTCGCACCGCTGGTCCGCCCCCACGTTTCTCAGCGCCCTGGGGTTGCTGGCTCAGCACTGGGACTCGCCCCCGTGTGTGGTGGAGATTGCCTGCGGCATCGGGCAGGTGTTGCGCGAAGTGGTCCAGCGCGGCACGGCGGGGGTGGGGGTCGACGTGGTGTTCGCCAAGCTGTGGCTGGCGCACCACTTCGTCGTCCCGGAAGCGGGCCTGGTGTGCGCGGACGCCACCGTGGCGCTGCCGATGGCGCCCATCGCGGGGTCGGCCGTGCTGTGCCATGACGCCCTCTACTTCCTGTTGGAAAAGCGGCGGGTGTTGTCGGAGATGCGCCGCGTGGCAAGCTCCTCGGGCCGCGTCTTGGTGGGCCATGCCCACAACCGCCTCGTGGATCAGCGGGGCATCGGGGGGGTCCCCCTCACGCCCGAGGAGTACGCGGCGCTGCTGCCCGGAGCGGCCTGTTATGACGACTCTGACTTCGTGACGGCGTTCTTGGAGGGCACGCCCGCCCCGGCGCGTGCTCCGATGGCCCTGGGCAGGGCGGAGGCCCTGTGCTTCAGCGCATCGGGCGGACCGGCGCTCGGCTCCATCGACTTTGGGCAGCCCAAGCCGGGGGCTCGGCTGAAGCCCAACCCCCTGTTGGTGGAGCGCAATGGCCTGTTGCAGCCCTTCTGGCCCGCGCCAGGGTTGGCCGATGAGTATGCCTGCGCGAGCTATCTGGGAGGGCACCCGTCCCTGAGCGCGGATCTCCTGGCGAGGGCTGCCTCTGGCCTGGTGGACGACGAGATCGCGCTGCTGGCCCGGCGGCGGCTGCTGCTGGACCTGCCCGAGCGGTGGTGA
- a CDS encoding imidazoleglycerol-phosphate dehydratase gives MTIVTRETKETQIRIELTRGKGVAQVDTGLKFFDHMLGTFARYAGLDMTLHARGDLRHHIMEDVAITLGTAVYQVIPPTAARYGERTLPMDDALVQAVIDTCGRFYYRGPLRNRLYDHWMRSFCEHAKVTLHLRILRGKDSHHLTEAAFKALGLVLRDAMVDSGTVFSTKGSIALEVK, from the coding sequence ATGACGATCGTGACGCGGGAGACGAAGGAGACCCAGATCCGCATCGAGCTGACGCGGGGCAAAGGCGTGGCCCAGGTGGACACGGGCCTGAAGTTCTTCGATCACATGCTGGGGACCTTCGCGCGCTACGCGGGGCTGGACATGACGCTCCACGCGCGGGGGGATTTGCGCCACCACATCATGGAGGACGTGGCCATTACCCTGGGCACGGCGGTGTACCAGGTGATTCCTCCCACGGCCGCGCGCTACGGCGAGCGCACCCTGCCCATGGATGACGCCCTGGTGCAGGCAGTCATCGACACCTGTGGCCGCTTCTACTACCGCGGGCCCCTGCGCAACCGGCTGTATGACCACTGGATGCGCTCGTTCTGCGAGCACGCCAAGGTGACGCTCCACCTGCGCATCCTCCGGGGCAAGGACAGCCACCACCTCACGGAGGCGGCGTTCAAGGCGCTCGGGTTGGTGCTTCGGGATGCCATGGTGGATTCGGGCACGGTCTTCAGCACCAAGGGCTCCATCGCCCTGGAGGTGAAGTGA
- the hisD gene encoding histidinol dehydrogenase, with product MSPGTLKYRGSLSGLSSEVRRRLLERSGTSDVQVAERTRALIARVRQEGDAALLEMALQFDRARLSSLEVPRARWEEALASLEPKVRSALERAARNIAAAHVAQKPQAIEVETEPGIVVGRRPDPLARVGVYAPGGRAVYPSSVLMGVVPAKVAGVGEIIVCSPPGPEGLPAAGVLAAALLAGADRVFALGGAGAVAAMAYGTQSVPRVDRIVGPGNAYVAAAKLQVVDAVAIDAPAGPSEILVVADGSADPEAVAREMLAQAEHDPDACCVTLAVGEAQADAVAQAVERAAARARRREIVSASLGARGAVLSVGSLEEAWPFVSDFAPEHLLIATEAPQAHLGRVRHCGTVFLGERASVAFGDYMTGANHVLPTAGLGHAYSGLSVLDFYRWTAWQRVDREAAARLAEDVGTLADSEGLFAHAEAARAWRNS from the coding sequence GTGAGTCCTGGCACGCTGAAGTACCGGGGCTCGCTCTCGGGGTTGTCCTCCGAGGTCCGGCGCCGTCTTCTCGAGCGCTCGGGGACGTCGGATGTCCAGGTCGCCGAGCGGACTCGTGCGCTCATCGCCCGCGTGCGCCAGGAGGGCGATGCCGCATTGCTGGAGATGGCGCTTCAGTTCGATCGGGCACGGCTCTCGTCGCTGGAGGTGCCTCGGGCGCGGTGGGAAGAGGCGCTCGCTTCGTTGGAGCCGAAAGTCCGCAGTGCCCTGGAACGCGCTGCCCGCAACATCGCCGCGGCGCACGTGGCCCAGAAGCCCCAGGCCATCGAGGTGGAGACGGAGCCGGGCATCGTCGTCGGCCGGAGGCCGGATCCGCTTGCGCGCGTGGGGGTCTACGCGCCGGGGGGCCGGGCCGTGTACCCCAGCAGTGTGCTGATGGGCGTGGTGCCGGCCAAGGTCGCCGGGGTGGGGGAGATCATCGTCTGCTCGCCTCCTGGGCCCGAGGGGCTGCCGGCGGCTGGGGTGCTCGCCGCGGCGCTGCTCGCGGGAGCGGACCGGGTCTTCGCCTTGGGGGGCGCGGGCGCCGTGGCCGCCATGGCCTATGGCACCCAAAGCGTGCCCCGGGTGGACCGCATCGTCGGTCCTGGCAATGCCTATGTCGCCGCCGCCAAGCTCCAGGTGGTGGACGCGGTGGCCATCGATGCTCCCGCGGGGCCCAGCGAGATCCTCGTCGTGGCGGATGGGTCGGCCGATCCGGAGGCCGTGGCCCGCGAGATGCTGGCCCAGGCCGAGCACGATCCAGACGCTTGCTGCGTGACGCTGGCGGTCGGGGAGGCTCAGGCCGATGCGGTGGCTCAAGCGGTGGAGCGCGCGGCGGCCCGGGCGCGGCGGCGGGAGATCGTCTCCGCCTCCTTGGGCGCGCGGGGCGCCGTGCTGAGCGTGGGCTCCCTGGAGGAAGCGTGGCCCTTCGTGTCGGACTTCGCGCCCGAGCATCTGCTCATCGCCACCGAGGCGCCCCAGGCGCATCTGGGACGGGTGCGTCACTGCGGCACCGTCTTTCTGGGGGAGCGTGCCTCCGTGGCCTTCGGGGACTACATGACGGGCGCCAACCATGTGCTGCCCACCGCGGGGCTGGGGCATGCCTACTCGGGGTTGTCCGTGCTCGACTTCTACCGGTGGACTGCCTGGCAGCGGGTGGACCGAGAGGCGGCGGCTCGGCTCGCGGAGGATGTGGGAACGCTGGCTGACAGTGAGGGGCTTTTTGCCCACGCGGAGGCCGCCCGGGCCTGGAGGAATTCGTGA